A segment of the Syntrophorhabdaceae bacterium genome:
GTCGGCGAAGATCAGGTCCAGCACGTGGAGCTTTGCAGGGAGGTAGCCAGAAAGTTCAACAACAGGTTCGGCGTTCTTTTCCCGGAACCCCAGGTCATTCTCTCCATAGCGCCGAGAATCCTCGGTGTGGACGGGACCGGCAAGATGTCCAAATCCATGGGCAACTTCATCGCCATTTTAGAGGATGAAAAGGCCATATGGGAGAAGCTCCGCACCGCGGTCACCGATGTCAACAGGGTGAGGCGGAAGGACACGGGCAATCCTGATATCTGTAATATCTACACCATACACCGTGCCTTCTCATCGGATGAGGTCCGCCTGGAAGTGGATAAAGGCTGCCGTACTGCTGCCATAGGGTGCATCGACTGTAAGAAGATACTCTTCGAAAACATGATGAAAGAGCTTCGCCCCATACAGGATAAAGCGGCAACCCTCATGTCGGATACGGATTATATCAAGGACGTGATCAAGAAGGGTGCGGACGAGTGCCGCATTATCGCACGGCAAACCATGGAAGAGGTCCGTGAGGCGCTTGGACTGATGAAACCTTAGAGGCAGTCTCTAGTCGATAGTCTCTAGTCGATAGCAAAAAGGCAGTCGTAGAGGCAGTCGATAGCATGTAGTCTTTAGTAAATGCAAAGGCGGAAAAACAGAAGTTGTGGCTTATCTTGACTTTTTGGGTGGGCTAGCCTAATCTTTCTCAATGAAAAATCAATCTATCGGGATGTTCGACTCGGGTATAGGGGGACTTACGGTCCTTAAAGAGGTGAGGGAGCTTCTTCCCCGGGAGCATATCCTCTACCTTGGCGACACCGCCCGTCTTCCCTATGGCACCAAGTCGGCAGGCACGGTGACACGGTATGCCCTCGAATCGGCGATCTTCATGCTCACCAAGGGTGTGAAAATACTTGTCATCGCGTGCAATACCTCCTCCGCCGTGGCCCTGCCCATCCTTATGAAAAAGCTGCCCATCCCCGTACTCGGGGTGATCGACCCGGGCGCCCGGGAAGCGGTTCGGGCTACCAAAACAAAACGGGTGGGGGTGATCGGCACCAAGGCTACGGTGGCAAGCGGCGCCTACGAGAAGGCCATCGTGAAGCAGGACCCTGCGGTCACAGTGCTCTCGAAGCCGTGCCCCCTCTTTGTGCCTATAGTGGAAGAAGGTCTCGAGAACGACAAGGTCGCCGAGATCATGACCGCCAGGTACCTCGAAGGGATCGGGAAATCGGAGATCGATACCCTCGTCATGGGGTGCACCCATTATCCTATCCTTGAAAAGACGATCAAGAAGGTAATGGGGAAAGGCGTCACCGTCATCAACACGGGCAGGGAAACGGCAAAAGATGTGAAGCGGACCCTCGAGGCCCGGGGTATTCTTAATGCCTCCGGCAAAGGGGGCACCGAGTACTTCGTGACCGATTCCCCGGACACCTTCAAGGAGATAGGCGGCCGGTTCCTCGGCGAGGACATAGGACGGATCAGATTTCTCAAAAGCCTCGATTATAACGATTTCCTCCTCTCTTCATGATCGTCGATGTGGCGCTGCCCATCCCGGTGGCGAAAACTTTTTCCTATTACGTGCCTCCCCTGTGGAGGTCTCACCTCACGCTCCTTTCCCGGGTGATCGTGCCCTTCCGCACCAGGGTCCTCGCAGGCTTTGTCACCGCCTTGAGAGAAGGAGAGAAGGGGGCGCTCAAGGAAATCGAGGAGCCCGCCGACCTATTTCCCCTGGCTGACGGCGTCCTCAGCGAACTGACCGATTGGGCATCCCGTTACTATGTGACACCTCCGGGTCTTGTCCTTAAATATGTCCTTCCCCCTCACAAAGATGTGCAGAAATATCTCATTGTGGATATGGATGAGCGAAAGGGCATACCTCTCAAGAAAGCCATCTCGTCCATGGGAAGGAAACGGGTAATGGAGGGAGTGAAGGACAGAACCCTCATAATCCGGGACATTTTCACGAATGAGCCCTTTTTACCCGGTGAAGCGAAGATCGGCGGCGGCAAGGCCGAAGAGGGCACACTTTTTATAGGCGGCGCCGACGAACGACTTTTTCATTATATCTCCCTCATCTCCGCATGCATGGAAAAGAATGAGAACGTCCTCATGCTCCTGCCCGATTATCACGGCACAGGGGATTACTTTTCCCGTGCATTTAACGAAGCTTTTCCCGGAAAGGTTCTTTGGTACGGGACATCAATGAAGGGTAAAGAACGGATGGAGACATACTTCAGGAGCAGGAGGTCGGGAGGGTTTCTCATCCTGGGAAACAGGAGCTCCGTGTTTCTTCCCGTCCTCGATCTCGGACTTGTCATCGTGGAAAGACACGAGGAAGATTATTACAGGAACGAGGAAGACTTCAGGTTTAACGCCGCTCAGATCGCCGTGAAAAGGGCAGCCCTGGAAGGCGTCCCCGCGGTCCTGGGCAGCGCTTCACCGTCGGTGGATGTCTTCAGGGAGACGGAAGAGGGCCGGCTCCCTATAGCCCAAGGTGAATGGCCTCCCTCAACCCCCTTTTCCGAGGTCCTCATGGAGAAAAATATCGCCTCTTATGACGGTCTCCCGGAGGGCCTGATCGATGTGATGAGACCTATAATCGAGAAGGGCGGCAGGATCGCGCTCTATACACCCCGCAAAGATTACAGCAGCTCCATCCGGTGTGTTGACTGCAAGGCCCTTTTTACGTGCCCCTCCTGCGGGGGAATCACGGCTTATCAGAAATCGACCGACCGCCTGGTCTGTCCTTCCTGCGGCGGCAAATTCCCCTATGAGGAGAGATGCCCTCAATGCGGAAGCAGCCTTATACGCTTCTTCCGTGTGGGTGCGGAATACTTCGAGGAAAGGGTAAAGCTCCTCTTTCCCGAGATCCTTGTATCAAGAATTACGGGCGATACGTCGAAGAAAGAGAGGGCACAGGCCAGGAAGAAGGCGGACCAGTTCCCCTTTATTTTCGTAGGCACCCAGACCCTCTCCACCTTTTATGGGATGGACGTTGACATGCTGATCCTGGCGGGGTGGGAAGATCTTGCCAGGACCTCAGGATATAAAGCCCGGGAAAAGATGTTCCAGGTCCTCATGCACCTCCTCGATGCGTTAAATCCCCACGAACTCGTCTTCTGCATGGAACAAAAGAAACGTATCGATCCTGCCCTCTTTCTCGATACAATCGGATTCCTGAAGGATGAGACGGCGCGGCGGAAGACCGCAGAATTCCCTCCCTACACGAGATTTTTCCTGGTGGAGATCTCCAAGAAAGAGGAATCGGCCGGGATTAAGGCCTTAGCCCGGGTCAGGGAGGTCCTTGACACCCACGGATATCGAGGAGACGTGACCGGGCCCCTGTTTCAGAAAAGACAGCAGTATGAATGGAGGATGATCCTTACGGGCGACGGGGACGAACTCTACCGCTCCCTCCTCGGACTCTATGCAATCTCGGATGTCCATATAGAAGCCGATCCACCTTATTTATAATTTCGAGGGAATGAAGATATGAAAAAGGGGCCTGAAGAGGCCCCTTTTTTTATAGGGTTTCTACTTTTTTTCCGGGGCCGGTTTGGCTTCCGGTTTCGCTTCGGGTTTTGCCTCGGGTTTGGCTTCCGGTTTTGCTTCGGGTTTCGCCTCTGCCTTGGCTTCGTCCTTCTTCTCTACTTTGGGCTTCTTGGGGGCCTTCATGATCTTCATGCCCGTCATCTTGCCGCCCTTCTCCTCAAACTTGACCATTACTTTCTGGCCCGGTTTCAGGGCTTCCATCTTCATGCCCTTCGCATAGGTGGCCTCGGCGACATCGAGAGTCACTTCGCCTCTGGCATCCTTTACGGAGATCGTCTTACCCGCGGCATCGACTTTCGTGATCACGCCGGCAAAGGTTTTCTTGTCCACAGCCTTTGCGGGTTTTTCCGCTTTGACCGCCTTTTCGTCTGTTGCTTTTTTCTCGGGTGCCGCCGCAGCCTTATCAGGTGCCGCAGCCGGTTTATCCTGTGCGAAAACTGTTGATACAAATGCGACAGCGATCAACAGGGCCAAAACGATCATTACAGCTCTTTTCATGTTGGTACCTCCTGTTTTTTGTATTACGCCGGGCCTTCGACTCCCGGTATGTGTCCATCACCCCGCCCCACGGGGTCGAAAACACATTCCCGTCAGGCAGACCGGCATAACATCTTGAAAAATAAGCGTGCATTTGCGGTGCCAGAAATAATCTACAGGTAAGTACCCGATATCATTGATTTCGCCCATAAAGGCTGACTGCGATAGGTCGTTGATTCACGAATAAGCGGGCTATTTGGTCGTTAAACCAAGAATCTCGTCCTTCTCTTTCATTTTTTTCACTTTGAACCAGAGTTTGTCGTAGGACATGTTGAGGTACTTCGCGGCCAGGGAAATTTTGCCCTCTGCCTTGATAATTGCCTTTTTTATCAACTCTTTTTCTATGGCGTCGAGGTCGAGTCCGTCATCGGGGATCTCCAGCCTGTCGACCCCTTTCACCTCTTTTTCCCTTTTTACTTCTTTCGGCAGATGGTCGAGGCAGACTGCGTCCTCTTCGCCCATGATATAGGCCCTCTCAATCACCGATTCGAGCTGCCTCACGTTTCCCGGCCAATCGTATTTCATGAGCGCCCGAAGGGCATCCTCTTCCACGACTTTCTTTTTACCGTTCGCGTGATTCATTTTATTCAGGAAATGCTCGACCAGGAGGGGAACATCGGTGATCCGCTCCCGCAGCGGCGGAACCGTGAAGGCGATCACATTGAACCTGTAGTAAAGGTCTTCCCTGAAATTGCCCTTTTTTATCTCCTCTTCCAGGTTCTTGTTCGTGGCGGCAATGATCCTCACATCGAGCTTGATGGTCTCTTTCCCCCCGAGGCGCCTTACCTCCCGCTCCTGAATAACCCTCAGGAGCTTCGCCTGGGTGCTCGCCGAAAGATCGCCGATCTCATCGAGAAATAAGGTACTCCCCTGGGCCTGCTCGAACAAACCGGTCGAGCGCGACAAGGCGCCCGTGAACGCCCCCTTCTCATAGCCGAAAAGCTCGCTCTCCAGCAGGGTTTCAGGTATGGCCGCGCAATTGATGGCAAAAAAGGGCTTCTCCTTCCTTGGGCTGTTATAATGGATGCTCTTGGCAAACAGCTCTTTCCCCGTACCGCTCTCTCCATAGATGAGTACGGTGGAGGTGGTGGGCGCTGCCTTTCTCACGATCCGTGCGAGCTCTTCTATCTTGCCGTGAGCGCCGATGATATTTTCGAGGTGAAAACGGTCTTCAAGCTGGCTCTTGAGCATGATATTATCTTGCGCGAGTCTCGCCTGGTTCATCGCATTCTGTACCACGAGAAGGAGTTGGTCCTTTTCGAAGGGTTTTTCAAGATAGTAGAAGGCGCCCAGCTTCGTTGCCTCTATGGCGGAGGGTATGGAGCCGAAGGCGGTAATGATGATCACCGGGCTCGGTATGTTTCGCGATTTTACCTCTTTGAGAATTTCCGTCCCATCGATATCGGGGAGGCGGAGGTCCGTAAGTATCACATCGAAGACGCTCTCCTTGAGGAAGCCCAAGGCTTTCTGACCGCAATCGGCGGTTTCGACATAAAATCCTTCTTTGGCCAGAATGGTTTTAATGATCTCCCTCTGAAAGCGGTCATCTTCAACTACGAGGATCACACCTTTCTCATGCTTCATAATAGGGCACCGTTATTTTTATTGTCGTTCCCTTGCCAACTTCGCTTTCTATGATAATCCGGCCCTGATGGGCATCGACAAAACGTTTTGTGATGGCGAGGCCGAGCCCCATGCCATATTTTTTTGTTGAGTAATAGGGCTCGAAAATCTTATCCCTCTCCTCTTTGCCTATACCGGCGCCATTGTCCCTTACCAGGATATAGGAAAAGGGGTCTTCCCTGCCGCACTCTATTTCCACGACGCCCTTGTAATCCATGGCCTGGACGGAATTGAGGAGGAGGTTGAGAAGGCATATCCTCATATACTCCCTGTCGCAGCAGATGGGCAGGTCCCCTCCTTTGCAGAGGACCTTGATCTCGATGTCGTCTCCCACTTTATCTTTCACCAGGGAGATGGCCTCGTCAATAAGCGCCTCCGGCGATATACGTTGAATATTCAAGGTGATCGGCTTTCCCAGAAAGAGGAAATTGTGGATCAGCTCGTTTACCTTGTAAATCTCCTTCGTGAGATTGTCGAGAAGCTTGATTACCTCTTCCTTATCCTCCTGTCCTCCCTCGATAATCCATTCCTTGATATGACCGACGGAGAGGGAGAAAAAATTGAGGGGGTTTCTGATCTCATGGGCGATACCCGACGAAAGCTGTCCGATGAGAGAGAGTTGCTCCGTCTTTTTCAACTTCTCTTCGAGCTCCTTCCTCTCGCTCAGCCTGTCGACCATCTCGTTATAACTGTTGATGAGCACGCCGATCTCGTCCTTGCGCCCGGTATCGCGGATTTTGACCGGCTCGCCCTGAGCGATCCTCTTGCTCGCATCGGCGATCCGTTTAATCGGCTCCGTATACTTCTCCGCAATAAGGAGGCTGAAGATGATGCCGATGCTGAAGGCAAAGACCATGCTGAGGATGCGCTTCAGGTGGTTCTTCCGGTGGAGGAGTTTGTAATCGTCGAGTACCATGTTGATATGGATGTAGCCGATGCTCTGCCCCTTTATGGAGACGGGCATTATGATATTGTAGAGCTTCTGGGTCTCCTTGTTGTTCTCTTCTCCCAGACGGGCTGTTATGATGAGGTTTTTCCTTCTCCCCGGCCGTTTCTCCGGGATCTTCTGCTCCGTGCCGATCTTCTTGGGATCGGAGCTTGCGATAACCTGTGATTTGTCGCTTATGATCGATATCTCTTCTATGCCCTTTTTATTGAGCATATCCACGTAGCTCTTGAGCCTCTGATTGCCTTCGCCCCCGTATGACAGCTCTTCCACGCTGATCTGAATGGCCCTCGTAATGTCGTCGATGTTGTCCGTCACCTTCTCCATGATCTGTCCCTCGGTACGGGCATAGATGATGGTGAGGGAGCTCACGGAGACCACGAGAAGGAAAAGGAGTATGAGGAGGAGCTGCGTTCTGAGAGAGAGGCTCCTTATTACATCCTTTATGCCTTCCTGCAACTTTTTGAGGGAAAGAGGCATGGGCATCACGAAAGGGCTAACCGTTCTTTAATACGTGAAATTCTTTCCGTGACGGCCTCTCTCGAGATATGGGAAAAAATGTCCGTAAGAGGGGGACCGTGCTTCCTGCCGGTCAGGCTTATCCTGAGACACATGAAAAGATCGCGTTTTTTGAGACCCGTTCCGCTCTCCACCATTTTTAGTGCATCATCGAAGGAGGGAACCCCGTTTTTCATGGCCTCTTCCAGGGAGGCGATTATCATACCTGAAGACGGGACGCCGCCAAGGTAAGCCATGCTTTCATCGGTAATGGTCGAGCCCTCGAAGATATCCAGGTAATCCCGTATCTCCGCCAGGGTCCCGGCGTTCTCCTGGACGAGGGCGACCTTTTCCCTGCACGAATCAGGAAGGCCCATCTTTTCGAGGAGCTTTTCAGTGGAAGATCTCCTGATATGCTCCCTGTTGAACCAGCGGAGCTTCTCCATATCGAAGAGGGAATCGGACGGGGAAAGGGACCGGGGAGAAAAGGTCTCGATCAGCTCCTTTTCATCCATGATCTCTTTCTTTACGCTCCTGCCGATGACGGCCACATAGTTGACGAGCGCTTCCGGGAGAATACCCATTTCACGGAATTCCCTGATATGGGTTGCCCCGTGCCTCTTGCTGAGGGGCTTCTGATCAGCTCCGGTAAGCAGGGAATGGTGCCCGTAAAGAGGGGGCTCCTGTCCGAATGCTTGAAAGAGCATGATCTGTTTCGGCGTGTTCGACACGTGGTCCGCGCCCCTCATCACATGGGTGATGCCCATGAGCATGTCGTCGACGGTTACGGCGAAATTATAGGCAGGGGTCAATCCCTGCTTGAGGAGGATAAAGTCATCTACATGGTCGGCAGGGAAGAAGATCTCTCCATGGATAAGGTCCTTGACCCGAATTGCTCTCGCGGGGGCCCTGAAACGCACCACGTAAGGCATTCCCTCGCGCTCCCGCCGTGCAGCATCTTCCGCGGGCAGGTCCCTGCACGTCCCATCGTATTTGGGCGGAGATCCCCTGTGCAGGGCCTCTTCCCTCATCCGGTCGAGCCGCTCTTTCGAACAGAAGCACTTGTAGGCCAACCCCATTTTGAGCAGCACCGCCGCATGGGCCCGGTAAATCTCAGTTCTTTCGGATTGTGTGTAAGGGCCTTCGTCCCAGGTAAGGCCGAGCCAGGCAAGGTCATCGAGAAGAGCCCTCTCGAAGGCCGGGTCCGACCTCTCGATATCGGTATCTTCCACCCTGAGCACAAATGCACCTTTCTCCTTACGGGCAAAGAGGTAATTCACCAAGGCGGTCCTCATATTGCCCACGTGGAGATATCCCGTGGGGCTGGGTGCAAACCTGACTTTAACCATGGATACCTTTCGGACGGACTCCCCCGCAGTTTCTGTGAGATACACGGCTTGCCTTCATTTTTCCGCCTCTTCCAGGAGGGCGATGGCATGGACCTCGATGCCTTCCCGCCTGCCGGCGAAACCGAGGCCTTCGGTGGTCTTCCCTTTAATCCCTATGGCATCGCCGTTTAAATGGAGCAGCCGTGCCATAGTCTCTTTCATTTGTTCCCGGTGGGGGAATATCTTGGGCCTTTCAACGACCACGACGGCATCGATATTTATGATGCGGAAGCCTTTTTGCGCCACGAGCCCGCCCACATAGGAGAGAATTTCAGTACTCCTGATGCCTTCTATGCTCTCATCCGTATCGGGGAAATGGGTCCCTATGTCGCCCTCGCACATGGCGCCAAGGATGGCGTCACAGACCGCGTGGATAAGAACGTCGCCGTCCGAATGGCCCAAAAGCCCCATTTCAAAAGGAATCTGGATCCCGCCGAGAAAAAGGTCCCTTCCTTTCACCAGGCGATGGACATCATAGCCTATTCCCACCCTCACGAGCCACCCTTAAGCTGGGAGAGCATGCCCCTCGCTAAAATGAGATCCTCGGGCGTGGTGATCTTCATGTTATAGGGGGAGCCCTCGATGACTTTCACCTTTTTTCCCATAAGCTCGAGGAAAGTTGCATCGTCGTGGCCCATGGCTTTCTTTGCGATCCCGTCTTTATATGCTTTTGAAATAAGTTCGAATTTGAAGGTCTGGGGTGTCTGGACGGACCAGAGGGAGTCCCTCTCCAGGGTCTTCACCACAAATCCTTCTTTGGAGATGACCTTGATTGTTTCTTTTACGGGCAGAGCGGGGATAATGGCATCGAACATCTCCATGAGATAAATGCTCTTATCGATAAAGGCGGGAGAGACAAAGGGCCTCGCCCCATCGTGAATTACGACGATATCGCAAGGAGTATCTACTGCTTCGAGTCCGTTTTTCACCGAATCCTGTCTCAGTCTTCCGCCAATCACCGTTTTCAGAAGTTTGCTGAATTTATAAGTCTCCAGGATCTCTTCCTGGATCACGGCGAGGTCTTTCTGATTCACTACGAGATAGAAGCCGTCTATGCTCCTGCATTCCTCAAAAACCTGCATGGTATGCACAATGAGAGGCTTATTGTCGAGAAGGAGGAACTGTTTGTTCGTGGAAGCTCCCATCCTCTTGCCCGTACCGCCCGCGAGGATGATGCCGAGAGTCCTCATATATTTACCTCACTTGTTCTTCCAGATTAAATTCCGTGGGTACATAGAATTCTTTTTCTGCCTGTTCCTTAAGCTTTGCAAAGATCATCCTGCCGGAGGTGGTCTGGAGCACGCTGGTTACGACCACGTCTACGGATTTACCGAGCAGCTTCCTCGCCTCGTCGACTACCACCATAGTGCCGTCCTCAAGATAGCCGATGCCCTGGCCGTGCTCTTTGCCCTCCTTGAGAATTTTTATGCCCATCTGCTCACCGGGCAGGATGGGGGGCTTCATGGCAGTGGCAAGCTGGTTCATGTTAAGGACTTCCACGCCCTGCAGCTCGGCAACTTTATGGAGGTTATAGTCGTTGGTGACGATCTTTCCGTTCAGTTTCTTTGCCAGGGCGATGAGCTTCGTATCCACGTCCTGGAGCTTCGGGAAATCATAATCCACGATTCTTACCTTTACCAGCGTCTGTTTCTGGAGCCGGTGGAGCACTTCGAGGCCTCTCCTTCCTCTCGTCCTCCTCACCGGGTCCTGATGGTCGGCGATATGCTGCAGCTCATAAAGAACGAATTGGGGAATGATAAAGGCCCCTTCGATGAAACCCGTCTCGCACACGTCGCCGATCCGTCCGTCTATTATGATGCTTGTGTCCAGGATCTTGACGTTCTCCGTGCCCTCGATCCTGTCAAATAATGGAACCTTGGAGAGATCGATGGTCTGGCTCTTTTTTTCGCCGATACGGAATCCCAGATACCCCATGACCACATAGAGGAGGATATAGATCGGCAGGGATATGGGGACGTCCTTCATGATGGTGAGGAGGAGCCGGGCCACGAAAAGGTTCGCCACCAGCAGGCTTATGGTGAGTCCCGCGAGACTTCCTATAATGATCTTCAATGGAATATCTTTGAGTTTTTCTTCGAGTTTAAGGACGACGTAGCCGACGGCAAGGCCGCAGATCGCGCCAATCAATCCGATCAGGCTGGTGGTAAACATTTCCTTGAAAATGAAATAACCGGTGACCGTGGTGACCGCGACTAAAATGATCTGGACCAGTATGCTCAAAATAAGAAGACTCCTAGACTTTGTAGTTTTCCAGAAAGATCCCCTCTATTTCTTCTTCTATTGCCTCTTCCTCCTTGTTCAGGGCGATTGAAAGCTCTTTCTTTATCAGGTTGCGCGCAATCTCGAACATCTTCTTTTCGCCGAAAGAAAGCTCTTTCCAGACCCTGAGGCTATAGAGCTCCTTCAATACCATGGCTACCTCGAATATGGAGCCGCTCTTTATCCGCTCCATATATTCTTTGTACCGCCTGTTCCACGGGGCGTTGTCATGGACCACGTTCTTGTCTTTCAGGATATCGAAGACCCGTGTAACCTCGCAGGATTCGATGACACAGCGGAGACCCGTATGACCTGCATGATCAACCGGAATCATTATGGTCATATCTGTGTCGAGGATACGCATGATATAGAAAGATTGCTTCGTGCCCGAGAATTCCTTCTCCTCGATGGACGCGATCTTTCCGACCCCATGACCTGGATATACAGCCACTTCACCGACCTTGAACATTCTACCTCCAATCATCTTGTACCTGTTGTTCCCTTTTCTTTTTTGACTCCTTATTTTACCACGTTAGCCAAAAATATTCAATGGATTAGCCTCGATGGCTCCCCTGCCCTTTTTTGCACAAGGCCTCCAAAGCCTCACTTATTCACGCTACTGCAGGGGGATAAGGCGCTCCGGCGCCGTGCTTTCAGCCGGACTATCGGAAGAAATAAACCGGCCGGCACGTTGTCACCCGAGATCACCTGTCTTTTTATTATATGAGGATATATATTTGTATAGCGCCATCAAAGGCACATCTTGTTGGCAGGAGGAGTGATTATGGCACAATTTGTATTCGACGAGGACCATACGGCCGCTCTTTTTTCGATTCGCCACATGATGGTGACCTGGGTCCACGGGCAGTTTACCCGGGTAAAAGGGACCCTTCGGTTCGATCCCGCCCGGTTAACGGAGCTGTCGGTGGAGGCTGAGATCGACGTGACAAGCATCTTTACGGGCGTAGAGAGAAGGGATGAGGATCTGAAGAGCGCAAACTACTTCGATGCGGCGACCTTCCCCGCCATCACCTTTAAAAGCTCGGCAGCGGAAGCCGTGGGTCTCGACCGGTGCCTGGTCCATGGCGACCTGACCGTTCACGGCGTCACCCGCCGGATTACCCTCGACGTAACCTTCGCCGGTCCCTCCCGCTTCCAGGATGACGACAGGCTCTACACTACTTTCGGATTCCAGGCTACCACACGGGTCAACCGGGAAGACTTCGGCATGACCAAAAGCATGGACCTCGAAAATGGCGGATTCATGGTAGGAAAGCATGCC
Coding sequences within it:
- a CDS encoding ATP-binding protein — translated: MPLSLKKLQEGIKDVIRSLSLRTQLLLILLFLLVVSVSSLTIIYARTEGQIMEKVTDNIDDITRAIQISVEELSYGGEGNQRLKSYVDMLNKKGIEEISIISDKSQVIASSDPKKIGTEQKIPEKRPGRRKNLIITARLGEENNKETQKLYNIIMPVSIKGQSIGYIHINMVLDDYKLLHRKNHLKRILSMVFAFSIGIIFSLLIAEKYTEPIKRIADASKRIAQGEPVKIRDTGRKDEIGVLINSYNEMVDRLSERKELEEKLKKTEQLSLIGQLSSGIAHEIRNPLNFFSLSVGHIKEWIIEGGQEDKEEVIKLLDNLTKEIYKVNELIHNFLFLGKPITLNIQRISPEALIDEAISLVKDKVGDDIEIKVLCKGGDLPICCDREYMRICLLNLLLNSVQAMDYKGVVEIECGREDPFSYILVRDNGAGIGKEERDKIFEPYYSTKKYGMGLGLAITKRFVDAHQGRIIIESEVGKGTTIKITVPYYEA
- a CDS encoding sigma-54 dependent transcriptional regulator; the encoded protein is MKHEKGVILVVEDDRFQREIIKTILAKEGFYVETADCGQKALGFLKESVFDVILTDLRLPDIDGTEILKEVKSRNIPSPVIIITAFGSIPSAIEATKLGAFYYLEKPFEKDQLLLVVQNAMNQARLAQDNIMLKSQLEDRFHLENIIGAHGKIEELARIVRKAAPTTSTVLIYGESGTGKELFAKSIHYNSPRKEKPFFAINCAAIPETLLESELFGYEKGAFTGALSRSTGLFEQAQGSTLFLDEIGDLSASTQAKLLRVIQEREVRRLGGKETIKLDVRIIAATNKNLEEEIKKGNFREDLYYRFNVIAFTVPPLRERITDVPLLVEHFLNKMNHANGKKKVVEEDALRALMKYDWPGNVRQLESVIERAYIMGEEDAVCLDHLPKEVKREKEVKGVDRLEIPDDGLDLDAIEKELIKKAIIKAEGKISLAAKYLNMSYDKLWFKVKKMKEKDEILGLTTK
- a CDS encoding CarD family transcriptional regulator codes for the protein MFKVGEVAVYPGHGVGKIASIEEKEFSGTKQSFYIMRILDTDMTIMIPVDHAGHTGLRCVIESCEVTRVFDILKDKNVVHDNAPWNRRYKEYMERIKSGSIFEVAMVLKELYSLRVWKELSFGEKKMFEIARNLIKKELSIALNKEEEAIEEEIEGIFLENYKV
- a CDS encoding PIN domain-containing protein, producing MSILVQIILVAVTTVTGYFIFKEMFTTSLIGLIGAICGLAVGYVVLKLEEKLKDIPLKIIIGSLAGLTISLLVANLFVARLLLTIMKDVPISLPIYILLYVVMGYLGFRIGEKKSQTIDLSKVPLFDRIEGTENVKILDTSIIIDGRIGDVCETGFIEGAFIIPQFVLYELQHIADHQDPVRRTRGRRGLEVLHRLQKQTLVKVRIVDYDFPKLQDVDTKLIALAKKLNGKIVTNDYNLHKVAELQGVEVLNMNQLATAMKPPILPGEQMGIKILKEGKEHGQGIGYLEDGTMVVVDEARKLLGKSVDVVVTSVLQTTSGRMIFAKLKEQAEKEFYVPTEFNLEEQVR
- the gltX gene encoding glutamate--tRNA ligase, encoding MVKVRFAPSPTGYLHVGNMRTALVNYLFARKEKGAFVLRVEDTDIERSDPAFERALLDDLAWLGLTWDEGPYTQSERTEIYRAHAAVLLKMGLAYKCFCSKERLDRMREEALHRGSPPKYDGTCRDLPAEDAARREREGMPYVVRFRAPARAIRVKDLIHGEIFFPADHVDDFILLKQGLTPAYNFAVTVDDMLMGITHVMRGADHVSNTPKQIMLFQAFGQEPPLYGHHSLLTGADQKPLSKRHGATHIREFREMGILPEALVNYVAVIGRSVKKEIMDEKELIETFSPRSLSPSDSLFDMEKLRWFNREHIRRSSTEKLLEKMGLPDSCREKVALVQENAGTLAEIRDYLDIFEGSTITDESMAYLGGVPSSGMIIASLEEAMKNGVPSFDDALKMVESGTGLKKRDLFMCLRISLTGRKHGPPLTDIFSHISREAVTERISRIKERLALS
- a CDS encoding zinc-ribbon domain-containing protein, which produces MIVDVALPIPVAKTFSYYVPPLWRSHLTLLSRVIVPFRTRVLAGFVTALREGEKGALKEIEEPADLFPLADGVLSELTDWASRYYVTPPGLVLKYVLPPHKDVQKYLIVDMDERKGIPLKKAISSMGRKRVMEGVKDRTLIIRDIFTNEPFLPGEAKIGGGKAEEGTLFIGGADERLFHYISLISACMEKNENVLMLLPDYHGTGDYFSRAFNEAFPGKVLWYGTSMKGKERMETYFRSRRSGGFLILGNRSSVFLPVLDLGLVIVERHEEDYYRNEEDFRFNAAQIAVKRAALEGVPAVLGSASPSVDVFRETEEGRLPIAQGEWPPSTPFSEVLMEKNIASYDGLPEGLIDVMRPIIEKGGRIALYTPRKDYSSSIRCVDCKALFTCPSCGGITAYQKSTDRLVCPSCGGKFPYEERCPQCGSSLIRFFRVGAEYFEERVKLLFPEILVSRITGDTSKKERAQARKKADQFPFIFVGTQTLSTFYGMDVDMLILAGWEDLARTSGYKAREKMFQVLMHLLDALNPHELVFCMEQKKRIDPALFLDTIGFLKDETARRKTAEFPPYTRFFLVEISKKEESAGIKALARVREVLDTHGYRGDVTGPLFQKRQQYEWRMILTGDGDELYRSLLGLYAISDVHIEADPPYL
- the murI gene encoding glutamate racemase gives rise to the protein MKNQSIGMFDSGIGGLTVLKEVRELLPREHILYLGDTARLPYGTKSAGTVTRYALESAIFMLTKGVKILVIACNTSSAVALPILMKKLPIPVLGVIDPGAREAVRATKTKRVGVIGTKATVASGAYEKAIVKQDPAVTVLSKPCPLFVPIVEEGLENDKVAEIMTARYLEGIGKSEIDTLVMGCTHYPILEKTIKKVMGKGVTVINTGRETAKDVKRTLEARGILNASGKGGTEYFVTDSPDTFKEIGGRFLGEDIGRIRFLKSLDYNDFLLSS
- the ispD gene encoding 2-C-methyl-D-erythritol 4-phosphate cytidylyltransferase; the encoded protein is MRTLGIILAGGTGKRMGASTNKQFLLLDNKPLIVHTMQVFEECRSIDGFYLVVNQKDLAVIQEEILETYKFSKLLKTVIGGRLRQDSVKNGLEAVDTPCDIVVIHDGARPFVSPAFIDKSIYLMEMFDAIIPALPVKETIKVISKEGFVVKTLERDSLWSVQTPQTFKFELISKAYKDGIAKKAMGHDDATFLELMGKKVKVIEGSPYNMKITTPEDLILARGMLSQLKGGS
- the ispF gene encoding 2-C-methyl-D-erythritol 2,4-cyclodiphosphate synthase, yielding MRVGIGYDVHRLVKGRDLFLGGIQIPFEMGLLGHSDGDVLIHAVCDAILGAMCEGDIGTHFPDTDESIEGIRSTEILSYVGGLVAQKGFRIINIDAVVVVERPKIFPHREQMKETMARLLHLNGDAIGIKGKTTEGLGFAGRREGIEVHAIALLEEAEK